Proteins encoded in a region of the Verrucomicrobiia bacterium genome:
- the kdpF gene encoding K(+)-transporting ATPase subunit F yields the protein MENILVGIIALLLFIYLFVAMIRPEQF from the coding sequence ATGGAAAACATCCTTGTTGGGATCATCGCCTTGTTGCTGTTCATCTACCTTTTTGTGGCGATGATTCGCCCCGAACAGTTCTGA
- the kdpA gene encoding potassium-transporting ATPase subunit KdpA, which translates to MHSIDWLQLCLYVGALALITKPMGLYLVQVLDANGRTWLDPIIKPFERLTYRLIGANPEKEQDWKEYAFAMLLFSLVSCLFTYAILRLQQWLPLNPQRLGPVSPDLAFNTAVSFTTNTNWQNYGGESTMSYLSQMVGLVIHNFASAAVGIALAAALVRGIARHSAATIGNFWGDLMRTTYYLLLPICLVFAVFLVSQGMLQNFKPYTKAKLIEPFTVQVPKTDDKGQPVTTNIAVLVQTPKLDAAGNPLMANGVAVMIDVPKLDDKGQPVMTNVPVMVDQKIEEQVIAQGPVASQVAIKMLGTNGGGFMNANAAHPFENPTPLSNFIQMLSIFSIGSGLTYYLGRMVKNQAHGWSVWAAMTVLFLAGALLCWHSEAAGNPLHQQLGVSAADGNMEGKEVRFGIFNSALFATITTDASCGAVNSMHDSFTPLGGFVPLFNIQLGEIIFGGVGAGLYGMLVFVVLAVFIAGLMVGRTPEYLGKKIQSYEVKMSMLAPLVLAVSILGFAAWASVSAWGLAGLNNNGPHGLSEILYASSSTNGNNGSAFAGLSGNTPWYNTTLGLAMLIGRFLMIVPIMGLAGSLARKKIAPPSAGTFPVSGFTFVVLLLGTILLVGALNFLPGLTLGPIVEHFLMGKGQLF; encoded by the coding sequence ATGCATTCGATTGATTGGTTGCAACTTTGTTTGTATGTGGGGGCGTTAGCGCTCATCACCAAACCGATGGGGCTTTACCTGGTCCAGGTCCTCGATGCCAATGGCCGGACCTGGCTGGACCCCATCATCAAACCCTTTGAGCGACTCACCTATCGGCTGATAGGGGCCAACCCCGAAAAGGAGCAGGATTGGAAAGAATATGCGTTTGCCATGCTGCTCTTCAGCCTGGTGAGTTGCTTGTTTACTTACGCAATTCTGCGGTTGCAACAGTGGCTGCCGCTGAACCCGCAGCGCCTGGGGCCGGTCAGTCCGGACCTGGCGTTCAACACGGCGGTTAGTTTTACCACCAACACCAACTGGCAGAACTACGGAGGCGAGTCCACGATGTCCTATTTGTCGCAGATGGTGGGCCTGGTCATTCACAACTTTGCTTCAGCCGCGGTTGGCATCGCTCTAGCCGCTGCCCTGGTGCGCGGCATCGCGCGGCATTCGGCCGCAACCATTGGCAATTTTTGGGGGGACTTGATGCGCACCACCTATTACCTGCTGCTGCCTATCTGCCTGGTTTTTGCCGTTTTCCTGGTCTCGCAGGGCATGCTTCAAAACTTCAAGCCCTACACAAAGGCCAAGCTCATCGAACCATTTACCGTGCAGGTCCCCAAAACGGATGACAAAGGCCAGCCGGTTACAACAAATATCGCTGTGCTGGTACAGACGCCCAAACTGGACGCAGCCGGAAACCCGCTCATGGCCAATGGCGTCGCCGTGATGATCGACGTTCCCAAGCTCGACGACAAGGGCCAGCCGGTCATGACCAACGTGCCGGTTATGGTGGACCAAAAAATCGAGGAACAGGTGATTGCCCAGGGACCGGTGGCTTCTCAAGTAGCCATCAAGATGCTGGGGACCAACGGCGGAGGTTTTATGAACGCCAACGCGGCGCACCCGTTCGAAAATCCCACGCCGCTGTCGAATTTCATTCAAATGCTCTCGATCTTTTCGATTGGGAGCGGCCTGACTTATTACCTGGGCCGGATGGTGAAGAACCAGGCGCATGGGTGGTCCGTGTGGGCCGCGATGACGGTTCTATTTCTGGCTGGTGCCTTGTTATGCTGGCACTCCGAGGCGGCGGGCAATCCGCTCCACCAGCAACTCGGAGTTTCAGCCGCTGATGGAAACATGGAAGGCAAAGAGGTCCGCTTCGGCATTTTCAATTCGGCCCTGTTCGCCACCATCACCACCGATGCTTCGTGTGGCGCGGTCAACTCGATGCACGATTCCTTTACCCCCCTGGGCGGGTTCGTTCCCCTGTTCAACATCCAGCTTGGCGAGATCATCTTTGGGGGCGTGGGGGCCGGCCTTTACGGGATGCTGGTATTCGTGGTGCTGGCCGTGTTTATCGCCGGCCTCATGGTGGGGCGAACACCAGAGTATCTTGGCAAGAAAATCCAATCGTACGAAGTAAAGATGTCGATGCTGGCGCCGTTGGTGCTGGCGGTTTCCATTCTGGGTTTTGCCGCCTGGGCCTCGGTTAGCGCGTGGGGCCTGGCAGGGTTGAACAACAACGGCCCGCACGGATTGAGTGAAATTCTTTACGCATCCAGCTCGACAAACGGCAATAATGGGAGCGCCTTTGCGGGTCTCAGCGGCAATACTCCCTGGTACAACACCACACTGGGATTGGCCATGTTGATTGGACGGTTCCTGATGATCGTTCCCATCATGGGCCTGGCCGGCTCTCTCGCCCGCAAAAAGATTGCACCGCCCAGCGCCGGCACTTTCCCCGTATCCGGCTTTACCTTTGTCGTATTACTGCTCGGAACCATTCTCCTGGTCGGCGCCCTCAACTTTCTCCCGGGACTGACGTTGGGACCCATCGTCGAGCATTTTCTCATGGGTAAAGGACAACTCTTTTAG
- the kdpB gene encoding potassium-transporting ATPase subunit KdpB translates to MQQKPPSLFDWNIAGPAIGDSFRKLDPRLMVKNPVMFVTMVGAILTTAGIFTGAAAERCFITQLAIWLWFTVLFANFAEAVAEGRGKAQAESLRKARKDTIARRLRDKREEKAPATLLQKGDLVVCEAGDTIPADGEVVEGIASVDESAITGESAPVIRESGGDRSAVTGGTRVISDRIVLRVTQEKGQAFLDRMIAMVEGASRQKTPNEIALTILLAALTFIFLLVCVTLKPFGIYSGVLFSVPVLVALLVCLIPTTIGGLLSAIGISGIDRLIRRNVMATSGRAVEAAGDVDVLLLDKTGTITLGNRMATDFIPAPGVAPERLADAAQLASLADETPEGRSVVVLAKQRFNLRAREVAETHAKFVPFTAQTRMSGVDFYAGPHDSDAGQEQNRQGGGGVALVAAMPVARVTEESASCATTVSCRGLSLALSEGAEGERGPSTCNPPQAPQSIRTIRKGAAEAMRAHLERLGGRFPQAVTQAVDEISRSGGTPLVVSDGPEVLGVIHLKDVVKGGIKERFAQLRKMGIRTVMITGDNPQTAAAIAAEARVDDFIAQATPEAKLKRIRSEQAAGHLVAMTGDGTNDAPALAQADVGVAMNTGTQAAREAGNMVDLDSNPTKLIEIVEIGKQLLITRGSLTTFSIANDVAKYFAIVPAMLMATFPAIAPLNLMRLQSPASAILSAVIFNAVIIIALIPLALRGVAYKPMGALAILQRNLLIYGLGGVIIPFIGIKIIDVLITSLRLA, encoded by the coding sequence ATGCAGCAAAAACCTCCGTCTCTCTTTGATTGGAACATTGCCGGACCGGCAATCGGGGACTCGTTTCGCAAACTGGACCCGCGGTTGATGGTTAAGAACCCGGTCATGTTCGTTACCATGGTCGGCGCGATTCTGACCACCGCCGGCATCTTTACTGGCGCAGCCGCCGAGCGCTGTTTCATCACGCAATTGGCCATTTGGCTCTGGTTCACCGTGCTTTTCGCAAACTTCGCCGAAGCGGTGGCCGAAGGGCGAGGCAAGGCGCAAGCGGAGAGCCTGCGCAAAGCGCGCAAGGATACTATAGCCCGGCGCCTTCGCGATAAACGGGAGGAAAAGGCGCCCGCGACCCTGTTGCAGAAGGGCGACCTCGTCGTGTGCGAGGCTGGCGACACAATTCCAGCCGACGGTGAAGTAGTCGAAGGCATCGCCAGTGTGGATGAGTCGGCCATCACGGGTGAATCGGCGCCGGTCATTCGCGAAAGCGGCGGCGACCGCAGCGCGGTCACAGGCGGCACGCGGGTCATCAGCGATCGTATCGTGCTCCGGGTGACGCAGGAGAAAGGCCAGGCCTTTCTAGACCGGATGATTGCGATGGTTGAAGGGGCCAGCCGCCAAAAGACTCCCAACGAAATCGCCCTGACTATCCTCTTGGCGGCCCTGACATTTATCTTCCTGCTGGTCTGTGTGACGCTGAAACCGTTTGGCATTTATTCGGGCGTGCTCTTCTCGGTGCCGGTGCTGGTGGCGTTGCTGGTATGCCTGATCCCCACCACCATTGGCGGTTTGCTCAGCGCCATCGGCATCAGCGGCATTGACCGCCTCATCCGCCGCAATGTAATGGCCACCAGCGGACGCGCTGTGGAAGCCGCCGGGGATGTGGATGTGCTGCTGTTGGACAAAACCGGCACCATCACCCTGGGCAACCGCATGGCGACGGATTTCATTCCTGCGCCAGGGGTCGCCCCGGAGCGCCTCGCCGATGCCGCTCAACTCGCTTCCCTCGCTGATGAAACCCCGGAAGGCCGCTCGGTTGTCGTTTTGGCCAAGCAACGGTTCAATCTGCGCGCCCGGGAAGTAGCCGAAACGCACGCGAAATTTGTCCCGTTTACGGCCCAAACACGGATGAGCGGCGTTGATTTCTATGCCGGGCCACACGACTCAGATGCCGGCCAGGAGCAAAATCGCCAAGGAGGTGGCGGAGTTGCTTTAGTAGCGGCGATGCCGGTGGCGCGGGTTACAGAGGAGTCTGCATCATGCGCTACAACGGTAAGCTGCAGAGGCCTCTCCCTCGCCCTTTCAGAAGGGGCCGAAGGGGAGAGGGGTCCCTCCACCTGCAATCCACCCCAGGCTCCTCAGAGCATACGGACCATTCGCAAAGGCGCAGCCGAGGCCATGCGGGCGCACCTCGAGCGGTTGGGCGGGAGGTTTCCACAGGCTGTCACTCAAGCGGTTGATGAAATCTCGCGCTCGGGCGGCACGCCGCTGGTCGTTTCAGACGGCCCCGAGGTTTTGGGTGTTATTCACCTCAAGGACGTCGTTAAGGGCGGCATCAAGGAACGGTTCGCTCAACTGCGCAAGATGGGCATTCGCACCGTGATGATTACCGGCGATAATCCGCAGACAGCCGCCGCTATTGCCGCCGAGGCCAGGGTCGATGACTTCATCGCCCAGGCAACTCCCGAAGCCAAGCTCAAGCGCATCCGCAGCGAACAGGCCGCCGGCCACTTGGTCGCCATGACCGGGGACGGCACCAACGACGCCCCGGCCCTGGCCCAGGCCGACGTCGGCGTAGCCATGAATACAGGAACACAGGCCGCCCGCGAGGCCGGTAATATGGTGGATTTGGACAGCAATCCGACCAAGCTCATTGAGATCGTCGAAATCGGAAAGCAACTGCTCATCACTCGCGGTTCCCTGACCACGTTCAGCATCGCCAATGATGTCGCCAAATACTTCGCCATCGTGCCCGCGATGCTGATGGCCACCTTTCCGGCTATTGCTCCATTGAACCTCATGCGCCTGCAGAGCCCAGCCAGCGCCATCCTCAGCGCAGTCATTTTCAACGCGGTCATCATCATCGCCCTCATCCCGCTGGCACTGCGCGGGGTAGCTTATAAACCGATGGGGGCCCTGGCGATTCTCCAACGCAACCTGCTCATTTACGGGTTAGGCGGCGTTATCATCCCGTTCATCGGGATCAAAATCATCGATGTGCTCATCACCTCTCTGAGGCTGGCCTAA
- the kdpC gene encoding K(+)-transporting ATPase subunit C, giving the protein MKNFFAELRSSIVTTLVLAVVCCGLYPLAVFGIAQVFFRDRANGSLIVEPDGTVRGSRLIGQQFTADKYFHSRPSSAGNSYDAANSSGSNLGPTSQKLREAIAQNVADYRSQNGLATNAAVPADAVTGSGSGLDPHISLQNAELQAARIAKARGLPLEKVRDLIGQYIDPASLGVLGEPGVNVLELNLALDAAVPLTGAKSVAQAR; this is encoded by the coding sequence ATGAAAAACTTCTTTGCCGAACTTCGCAGCTCGATCGTGACCACGCTGGTTCTTGCGGTGGTCTGTTGCGGGCTTTACCCGCTGGCCGTTTTCGGAATTGCCCAGGTCTTCTTTCGAGACCGCGCCAATGGCAGCCTCATTGTTGAACCGGACGGAACGGTGCGCGGCTCACGGCTGATCGGGCAGCAGTTTACAGCAGACAAGTATTTCCACTCACGCCCCTCCTCGGCGGGCAATAGCTATGATGCCGCCAATTCCAGCGGGAGCAACCTGGGCCCAACCTCGCAGAAACTACGGGAGGCCATAGCTCAAAACGTCGCCGATTATCGCTCACAAAACGGCCTGGCAACCAATGCCGCGGTTCCGGCCGATGCGGTTACGGGCTCAGGCAGCGGGCTGGACCCGCATATCAGCCTGCAAAACGCTGAACTCCAGGCCGCCCGCATCGCCAAAGCGCGCGGGCTTCCATTGGAGAAAGTGCGGGACCTTATCGGGCAGTACATCGATCCCGCCTCCCTGGGAGTGCTGGGCGAACCGGGTGTGAATGTGTTGGAATTAAACCTGGCCTTGGACGCCGCCGTTCCCTTGACCGGAGCAAAATCTGTAGCACAAGCCCGATGA
- a CDS encoding universal stress protein, which yields MATDFSPASLKAAERAIALASQCGATLTILHVININAQPARGELGTAEELMKQRWAEGSVQMGRLAWSLSGQVEAQTLIEEGLPWEKIVEKSGDFDLLILGKSSAQPGWRPFSQHTVRRVIRNAARPLLVVPA from the coding sequence TTGGCCACAGATTTCTCGCCAGCTTCTCTCAAAGCGGCTGAGCGCGCTATCGCGCTGGCGAGCCAATGCGGGGCCACGCTGACAATTCTCCACGTCATCAATATCAATGCGCAACCGGCGCGTGGGGAGTTAGGCACGGCTGAAGAGCTCATGAAACAACGCTGGGCCGAAGGCTCCGTCCAAATGGGCCGTTTGGCGTGGTCCTTGAGCGGCCAGGTCGAGGCGCAAACGCTGATCGAGGAGGGATTGCCTTGGGAGAAAATCGTCGAGAAGAGCGGCGATTTCGATCTGTTGATTCTAGGCAAAAGCAGCGCCCAGCCAGGCTGGAGGCCCTTTTCACAGCACACGGTCCGGCGGGTGATTCGAAATGCCGCCCGCCCTCTGCTGGTGGTTCCCGCATAA